CGATAAGCCTGTCTTTGTGGCGGTCTTTTAGTAACGGGTAAGCCACCACTCGCTGAAAATATTGCATGAAGGTCAATAGGTTTAAAAGTGACGTCAAGGTCATATTTTTCTGCTAGCGCCTCAAATGCTTCATAGCCAATATAGGTATAGAGGGAGATAAAGCTAAAGTAAAAATCTATTTTTTTCGCGCTCATAAACATCCCTTGTTCAATCGACTTTTGCTCCAGAATCCTTAACCAATTTTGCCCACTTAGGCGCTTGAATTGCTAGCTGCTTTGCAAGATATTCAGGTGAGCTGGCAACAATTTCAAATCCTTGCGAAACCAATTGATCTTTTACTGCCGGCTGTTTTAAAGTCTGAACAATCTCTTTATTTAGTCTGTTAATAATAGCTTGGGGAGTGCCTGTAGGAGCTAAAATTCCCTGCCAAGAATTCAGATCGTAACCCGGCAACCCTACTTCAGCAATTGTTGGGATGCTAGGTGCGCCAGTAGATCTTTTTGAATTACTCACTCCAAGTGCAGTGAGTTTTCCAGATCGAACGTATTGCAAAGCAGCGGGCAAGGTTACAAACATCGCGTCCACATGTCCGGCCAATAAATCAGCAACTCCAGGCGCACCTCCCTTATAAGGCACATTAGTAAATTTAATATCGGCCATGCTCTCCAGTAATGCACCAGCCAAATGGCCTGGACTACCACTACCCGCATTTGCTAGCGTAATTTTTCCAGGGTTCAATCTTGCCACCTCAATAAGTGAGCGAAGATTTTTAACGGGAAGTTTTGGGCCCACTAATAAAACTTGGGGAGCAGTAATAGCCATAGTGACGGGTGAAAATTGCTCAAGCTTATACGGGGGGTTGCTGTATAGAGCTGGATTGATCACCAAGCTATCCCAGCCCAAAAGTAATGTATAGCCATCTGGCGCCGCTTTAGCAACGTAACCAAAGGCGATATTGCTACCACCGCCAGCCATATTTTCCACAACAACAGCTTGCCCTACTTTTTCAGAAAGACCTTTTCCAATGGTGCGCGCAAGCGTATCTAGGCTTGCACCAGCAGGTACTGGAACGACGATTTTGATTGGTTTATTTGGCCAAGAATCTTGTGCAATAAGCGGGCTAGAGACAGCAAGAAGACTTAATGCAAAGGCGATGCTTTTTAGGGTCTTATTGTGTAAGGTTTTCATGTGGATGCCGATAATTAAAGATGTAACTTTAAACAGCATTTTGTTTGAATCAAACGATTAAATAATTATTCCAATAGAGCAATTTGCATATAAGGCATGGTTTCATTCTGCTAAGGGGTATTTTTAAAATTTGATTCCTAAATCTAAGCCCATGTCTAACTAGCCGGATATAGCTTTGTATGCTCGCTATCAATTACGGTCACATTGACTGGAATACCCAGACTGACACTAGAAGAGACGGTACAGAAATCCTGAAACTGCGCTAATACGCGCTCTAGATTTTCAAGAGTGTTACCTGGTACGCCAATCCGTATTTCGACATGAATCGCCAGAATGCGTAGGCGGTTTTCAGCGTTCCTTCCAATCTCGCAACTTGCCTTGGTTTCAATTGGATTTGGATTTTGCTTAAACTTTCTTAATGCAAACAGCAAAGAATCAGATAGACAGTTGGCAACGCCTGCTAACAAGAACTGAGATGGCGTGGCGCCTTGAGATCCACCCAAAGGCGGCGGCTCATCA
The genomic region above belongs to Polynucleobacter sp. AP-Ainpum-60-G11 and contains:
- a CDS encoding OsmC family protein, with translation MSGEPSVRLVQQADYRFAIYYNEERDPIYGDEPPPLGGSQGATPSQFLLAGVANCLSDSLLFALRKFKQNPNPIETKASCEIGRNAENRLRILAIHVEIRIGVPGNTLENLERVLAQFQDFCTVSSSVSLGIPVNVTVIDSEHTKLYPAS
- a CDS encoding tripartite tricarboxylate transporter substrate binding protein, with amino-acid sequence MKTLHNKTLKSIAFALSLLAVSSPLIAQDSWPNKPIKIVVPVPAGASLDTLARTIGKGLSEKVGQAVVVENMAGGGSNIAFGYVAKAAPDGYTLLLGWDSLVINPALYSNPPYKLEQFSPVTMAITAPQVLLVGPKLPVKNLRSLIEVARLNPGKITLANAGSGSPGHLAGALLESMADIKFTNVPYKGGAPGVADLLAGHVDAMFVTLPAALQYVRSGKLTALGVSNSKRSTGAPSIPTIAEVGLPGYDLNSWQGILAPTGTPQAIINRLNKEIVQTLKQPAVKDQLVSQGFEIVASSPEYLAKQLAIQAPKWAKLVKDSGAKVD